The genomic window TCACATAGTTCAGATAAAGAAAGTAGGTCCCATGGATATGGAATTTACTCACAAATAGAATCTGAACAGGACTATATATAGGCCCTGTTACCCAATCCATACAGGTTGTGTGAGAGTTTATCTCCCAGATGGCTTGCAGCTTTCCATAGGCTTACAAATGTCACCTGCCACATCAGAAAGGAAGCAAAGAGCTGATAACAAGGGCCTTACCTGAGCAGGGCAAACAGCCTCACAAAGCTTACAGGCAATGCACCTCTCCTCTCCAGATGGATATCTGCGTAAAGCATGCTCCCCACGGAAGCGGGGACTCAGGGGACCCTTCTCAAAGGGATAGTTGATGGTAGCAGGTTCCCTAAAGAGGTAGCTCAAGGTCATAGACAAGCCTGAGGGATAGgacaaagcagatgttttattTAAATACACAGTTCACCCTCAGACTTTGGAGCATGACAACAGAGTTCAAACAAATTTTAAGAGTTATTTAACTGCTAAATAAATTACCTAGAACTAAACTAGATTTAATATTCCAGTTGTTTGTTGCAGTGCTATGGCTTGCCTGCTTACCTAGAACAAGTCACAATTACCACCAGGTACCTAGCTCAATGGCAAATAATGCCCTGGTGGGGCACTACTAGTATTTCCACTTTCCCATGTAGCTATAGTGTTGGGAAAAACTAGGGGAAAGACACAGCACGCCAATTGAACACGTGTAAATTGAGAATTGCCTGTATGGCATGAGATGATAATCCCTTGTCATGGTTCAAGACAAAACTGCTGTGGAGACCATGGATATGAGGAGGTTGCCAGCTCTCTGGATAATCCATTCTATGACTGCATATTAGAGTCTTCCCCTTCATGCCCACTCGGACAAACTGCTCGATGTTACAAAACTAGTTTCTCTTCTTTACCAGCTCATCCATTCCAACCATAATTCTGGTTCTCACCTCGGATAAGTTCTGTCCACAGGACGGTCTGTGCAGCCTTGTCAGTAATGGATTTCATGTCTGTTGGCTCCTCTCTTAGATTTACATATTCTGCAGCCAAAACAGAAAAGTGTAAGCTATTGCTGTCCAAAAACATCAAAGATTTAATTGTAATACATTCCTATGAAGAATTTTCCATgttaatattcattaaaacaaagaTTTCAAAGAGAAACATCCATGCCCAAAAGTGTTACTTTTGGGGACATGTAGATATTATCAAAATTCATATCTATGCCCCCAAGAAGAGCCTCTAGGACCAACCTCTAGAGACAAATGATCTAAACTATCCTTTCAAGTAGTTCAGACAGACAGAACACCATTACCGGTATGTACTTACTGTAGGAAGCTCTTGGGGTTGTGTTGCTGAGATGTCGGGTAAGACTTAAGCATGCTGGAGTCCCTAGAGAACAACAGAAAAATTGGGCAACATGCTAAATAAGAGTAGAAACACTAGTCCCAGAGTCCCAAAGGAGCACAGAACCACAGCACCATTATTTAGTCAGATTCATATGCCACTTCTAATACAGTGTAGGTCCATAATCTTGGAATTCACATGTACACTTTGAAACTATGCAATTACCTTTCCAGAGAAATCTACCAGAAGAAGTTGTTCAAAATTCAACAAGATGTCTACTTTCATCACCCATGGTAGACTTCCCTTTGTTTTTTCTTCAAGGATATTAGACAGCATCAGTCATTGCAACTTTATTTCTATGGATTTACAGTCTACATAAGCAAACATTCCTTCTTGGATTCTGATCAAATGCCAACTTTGAACTCAAATGCCTTTTTTGTTGCAGCCTACCTGTTCGGGAAGCTTGGCGCATTATCCACAACACAGGCATGTTCAACCCGAGTCTAGACTCCTCTGCAAAGGGaacaaggaaggaaaacaaaaacaatcttggttttttttttaaaggtagcaGTAATCAAGTCTGTTAAATCTGCTTAAATCCATTACCTAATTTTGTTAATCCAGCAGTCACAGTTGTGTTTCATATGATGAATTAAAATATTCCACAGGAAAATTGCAAGTGATCCAAGTTCCCCAGGACTCAAACAAACTGGatgttaagtttttttaaaaaaagagagcgagaaaaaatatatttctggACATGTTGAAGAAGCCCCCACCTGCAATTTGTCATAATCTTAATATGGAGTGATGGTGGCATTATGCAGACATAGCATacaattctatacacacttacttggaagtaaaccctaTTTAACAAACCGGCTGTTACTTCTAAGCATAATATGTAGAATTATTATACAAGCCAATGTTCACTTACTAGCAAATAAGCCCTACCAAACACAGTGACACTTCTGAGTATGCACACATATGATTGCACTGTTGACTGGGCTGGACTGTGGAAAGGTACAAAGAAAATTTCAGGTTGCACTGAACGCTTATTGGCCAGGGAAACAATAACTATTCTCCCTTTGAAAATACAAAGGACAGCAGTCATTCAGATATTATTTTATTACCTACATCCCACCATTTCTCTCATGAGAGCCCAGTGTGGCTAACAagaatgcaacattaaaaacaaaattagaactgcaatgcaaaatattGGTGCCCCAATATTCCCCAAGGACACCACAAGTCTGGCCTTCCCTGCAGACTGCAAAAACCCAGTTGGCAGGTGCCAGGGGAAGCCATACACGAATCTTAAAGCACTCAGAGCTTTGTACACTTGTACCAACACCTCGCACTGACCCCCGTAGCTCACCAGCAGCAAGTCCAGCACTTTCAGAATGGGTGTAACACGGTCCCCGCTCGCTGCAGTGACACTGTCACCAGGGGAAGCCCCACCAAGCACACACTGCAGCAATCCAGTCGGGAAGTTATCAGAGTGCACAGGCTGCTATAGTTAAATGTTAAAATAATCCCGGTCAGCAGCCCACACAGAACCGGGCAGAGGCATCCCAGAGCCAGGGGCGCCGCACCTACGGCAGCTTGGAACTCAGGCGAGGCGCCACCTGCTCCTTAGCGGGAGGGAATCCCCTGCCCACCCGGGGCCTAGCACGGCCCTCCCGCCGTAGACGACGAGACCTGGGGCGGGCGCTGCTGACACTTACTCAGGCAACCGAAAGCGCAACGTGGGGCGCAGGGGTCGAGGTGGAGCTCAGGGGGCGGGGCCTCGGCTTCTGTTCTCCCGCCCTCTGGGCGGTGCCAATTCGGCCTTCCCTCTCAGCCATAGGAGGAGAATAAATCCGCATGCGCACGTCCCCCTGCTTGCTCCTTCAAGACCCACGAGGCGCATGCGCCGTCACGACCTCAGCCGGCCTCACGCATGCGTAGCTCCATGTCCTTTGGCGCCCCGTGAAGGTCCCCGGCGCACAGGCGCCGCTAcgttccccgccccgcccctctccttcctttcGCGCGGATAGAATTTCCAGGAGCCCGAAGGGGGGAAAACGCGCGTTCGGCCCGGCGTCACGGAGCGTCAAAAAGGACGCCAAGGAACTCACCCGCGACAGAGACTACAGCTCCACTCCAAGCCGGCGGCTAGCGGGAGTAAGAACTGGGACCAATCGCCGCTTTCTAGAACGTTCATTGGCTAGAAGCACCCTGAGAAGAGGCGGGATCTCTTCGCTGGTTGGTTGGATGGAAGGATAGGAAGGGGCGGAATGTTTTGAGGGGAAAGGGTGGGTTGATGACGCGAACAATAACAGTATGTAATTGGCTGCGAGCTTTTTAAAAGTCCACAGGGATTGGCGGAGATGGTTTGCTGAAGGTTCATGGAATCCCGTCTTCGCGTTGCCTGGTACCGCTGCCGGTCTCTGCTTTTGCCGTTCTTGCTCCTGGCAGGTACCCGCTTGAATGTatgtagcaaataaataaatcttatttattcatttgctaCGTTAGTTACTGTATTCTCCACCCCGCCCCCTCCAACGAGCTCAGCACAGCATACCGAGTTCTTCCCCGCCACCTCCGTGTTATCCTCAGAGGCACCTTGAAAACTAACAAATTGCATAAGCTTTCGTGGACTAGTTTGCTTCATCGGATGCCTGAAATGCTATCCTGAGTTGCAGCATGTGCATGAATCCTTGGGGGTATTGTAAAGTGAGGTCAGAACAAAAGGAGATGTAGAAGGTATGGGGCTATTACGTTATTGCAAGTGACTGTTCGCGAAAAGCATCTTGATGTTGGTAAGCCAGTTAATATCTatgataaaaaaaatccattgtccAGTCCTATCCACAATAACACAGCCCCTCCTGATTACTCGTAATTCAATGGTTTAACGTATTAGTTCTCTTTTGAAGTTGCTCTCTTTCAGTAAGATTACCTTGAAGTCAATTGCAGAGTACCTTGGTAAGTTGAATGATTTCGTGTTGGTATGATCAtttctgctcttcaaaatatcCATACAAACCAGTTAGCGAGATAGCTGTGTCAAGAGTATACCAATAccttttgttttgatataaataGGTAGTGTGGGCCTGCCttatttccacataaaaacagCTATATGCCCACCTATTTTAGCTGTAAACCACactgagtccctgtcagggaaaaaggtgggatataataataataataataataataatataattgcaGTCTTAGTTTTgcatgaaaaaagaaaagctttaatTACAAAATAGGCACATAGCTGATTTCCAGTTGTATGTAGTGCAAATaggaatgaatacacacacacacacacacacacacacgtgtgtagCTGTGATCATAACTACAGGTGAATGATGGGCAGCTTCCTACTGTGCAACCCACTTTGAGGGCTGTCTTTCAGCCAACTGAGTGAAGAGGAAGGGTTTCAAAAGCTGCATGGAAATACAACCTGCCCTCATAACAGTTGATTACAATTTACACTGTGGAGTGGAGAAAAGGTGGAGAAAACTGGAATCTGGGAACATGCAGAGAATgacagttcattaaaaaaaatcattatggtTGATGAAGAAACCTGATAACATGGATAGgtcctgcaaaaataaaatacaaagcagACATTCTGGATGGAAATTTCCTTGTTAGGAACCATTTATGATTTCTTCACTCAGTACTGCTACTGGTCCCTTTCTGTTCCTTAGGGCAGGAAATTACTGTGCTAAGTATACTGGTGGCACCATTTGAATAACACAAGTGAACAACTGGTTAGATTTGATGCAAGATCTTTAttacagaaataaaacatttacTTGTAAAATGTTCGGTTATGCAAGCAGTGTTAATAAGGCTGCATTCATAAGCATAATTACTAGCAAGCAAGCCCTGTTGAACTTGGTAGGAATTAACTTTTGAGTACAGATGCTTAGGATTTCCTAGTTCAGAAGTTATTGATGGGATGAGGAGTCTGAGTTAAGGATGTGGCTAATGTACAGAAACGGGTATCAGAAGAATTGAGATTACTAGAAGGGGTATATCTGAGGGATAGTGCATGACAGCATTGAGGGTATAAAACTAAAAGAAGATTTGGCTGTACAACAAGTTGCATGGATTTAACTCTGAATCTCCTTGGAATTAAATTGGTTTAAGCACCAGCCTCTACTTTCACCCATGAAAACATCACTCCTTAAGAAAtcatacagatacagatatattTGTGAGGATAGCTATTCCAGTGTACAGTGTTCACCAGTCTTTACAAAGGAATTGGTGATCATGGACATTAAATCAGTAATTAGCTTCATAAAACTCTGTTAAAAGGGAAATTAAACTATGATTTTACCTACTGCAAAAACCTTGCAAGTACTTAGTTAAATGAAATAGGTGGTCCTATACATTGTATGACATCGAAATATAACCACCAGCTAGGTATTGGACCGACCAAAACGGGGGATCGGAAAaaggggaggggtgggagggCATGTAGCACGTAATCAAGATAATGGGGCAAGGCTTTTCCAGGAGGTAAGAGTTTAGGCAAGCGCCTTATTGGGAGGTGAGGAGAGAGCCAGATAAAGCAATCTTCTCTGTCTCCAGCAGCTAAATTCTTCCTAGCAGCTCCTGGGGCCAGAAGGCATATGTGATTCATGGAGTTCAAAGCAAGGTGCACATGCCTCTACGCTTGACATCAACAAGGGAGAGCAACAATTGTAATTTGCTTTCGGTATAGGGAGGGTAGCGAACGGTGTTGATTGCCTCCAATCCCATGCAGCGCAAGAGGCAACCACGATGATGAGTGAATGTGTCGAAGCTGAACTTGCCGTGGTACTTGCCGAAGCCACTGTATCCTGCAACAGAAGAAGAAAGCATACAGTTCAGATCCTGCTCCCTGGCAAAAGCTTAGTGTTTGCCCAACAGCCTGGGCatggcccagccagatgggtggggtaataacaacaacaacaacaacaacagtactatCAATTTCTCTAAGCCAGATTGCAGCAGGTGTGCTCATTAAGAGTTCCCTTATCACAGCCCTTGATGTTTATCTTCAAGGCATTTTCAGGATTTTGAACCTAAAATCATTGACTAAAGATAATCTAGTATCTTATTACCTGATTCTGCCTGCAAACAGTATATACTTGGATACTTTGTTCTGACGTTCGGCCAGACTTCCCACTTTCCTACCATTAGTGAAAATGATTCACGGAGTGgcacataaaaataataaccatgacagcttttaaaaatgtaaggaaATTCAGTTGCAGGCCTCTGCACTCTTGCCTGGGAGCAAGACTTCAGCATAATGGAGCTAATgtgtgagtaaacatgcacaggattgcgcTGGACATGTGAAACACAATCCTTTGATTAAACCTGCCTTATATGAAAACAGGAGGGGAAGGAGATGCTGCATTCTGGAAGATTTGAATACAAAAAATTGTTATATTCCCATGGAGACAGATGGTTATCTTGGCATATATGCTGCAAAAGTGTAATGTGTATGTATACAAATAGTACCTATGAATATGAAGCAGCTACTACTTCTAGAACTAGAGGTACTGGGACCTGGCCTGAATTGAACAGCGATTCTTCCAGCCCCACAACAACAAAGTTAACCCAGAAGGATTGCTGTAATTTGGTAAAGGAAGGGTTCAAAGCCTGAGCCCTTCCTGCCAGCAAATCCCCAGACTACAGCTTCTATGTTTGCTGTtaattcccttttcttttctattttgcattttgtgcatGTAATCCACAAATGCACCAAGAGCAACATGGAAACCTTTGAGGCCTTTGGCTTTCTCACCCATGGGAAAGGAAGGAGTATCAAATTGGGAGGAAGCATGTGCAGAGATAGGGGAAAGAGGCAACATGGGGGAGAAAGGCCTTATTCATACCTATGCCACCAAATGGTAAGGAGAGCAATGTTGAGTATATAATGGTATCATTGCCACAGTAGTTGCCACTGCTTGTACAATTCAATACGCGGTTCACAACCTATGGAGAGAAAAAGAGCAGAAGAATATCAAGGGCCTTGTCCCTGGTAGCCTCAAGCTTGGGGTTTGACAGGTTTTAGCTTTTGTAATTAGAGACACTTCCAACCATTTATTTTCTTCAGAGCTTTATCATCAAACTTGCTCCAATAATAGATGTTTATTGACATTTTGCAAGATCCAAATGGAAAGTCCCTTACCCATTGAGGTAGTGCCCACTGAGTACTGTCTGTTTTTGTGAGTCAATAAATTTATTAGGGTTTTTCCATTCATGGTCCCTTAGTCCTTTCTAAAAGTTTCTGTACTGATGACAGTGTCTAGCAAATCATCTGTGAACTGCGATGCAGGCATATGCAaatgtcccatatggggatcaaacctgcaaccttggtgttagtaacaccacactctaaccaactgagctatccaggggaGATCGTGTTCAGTAGTGTCCCTATGACAACCATAGCAGGTGCTCTGACTTAAAGGATGCAAGATCATATGCTGGGGCTACAGTCTAGAAGTTTGCTAAACGTAAAGGAACAGCAAGAGATGTGTGCACAGCTGATGCACTACAGGAGTTTCAGTCCTCTGTTAATAAACGGACCCCTTGCATTCAGTCTGgattcttaaaaagaaaattacATAAAACTCAGGCTTCTGATAGACAGTAGAGGAGATGAGTGGGAAAGTTTACAGAACTAAAACATGCATGCAAATAGATGTCGAAATGAAATACTGTAATAGATGTCTGCTGCACTAGCACCATCTACTGGCCATTGGCAGCAGTCGTGGCAGGAGTTTAAGTTTCAGAGGCAGCCCAGTCACCCCAAACAGGAAaacagtaacaggtaggtagccgtgttggtctgccatagtcaaaacaaaataaaaaaca from Lacerta agilis isolate rLacAgi1 chromosome 1, rLacAgi1.pri, whole genome shotgun sequence includes these protein-coding regions:
- the NDUFS8 gene encoding NADH dehydrogenase [ubiquinone] iron-sulfur protein 8, mitochondrial, which produces MPVLWIMRQASRTGTPACLSLTRHLSNTTPRASYKYVNLREEPTDMKSITDKAAQTVLWTELIRGLSMTLSYLFREPATINYPFEKGPLSPRFRGEHALRRYPSGEERCIACKLCEAVCPAQAITIEAEPRADGSRRTTRYDIDMTKCIYCGFCQEACPVDAIVEGPNFEFSTETHEELLYNKEKLLNNGDKWEAEIAANIQADYLYR